The genome window AGAGTAAAAGCCCTTCTATTTACCAATGATTATCACCAAATACTTAAAAATCTTGATATTATAGACTATATGAATGATTTTGCATATAAAATGACTTTAAAGTATGAAAAAACTAAAAGGGATTATGAAAGAAAGTTAAATGAACTAAACTTAAAAAGAAAAAAATTTCTAAATATTAAAAATAATAAGAACAATATGTTAGTTGATTATAAAGATGAGAAAGTAAGATATGAGCACTCTCTTGCTATATTAAAAGAGGATACCTCTTTAAAAAGAAGATATATAGAGGTTTTAGAAAAGAGGAAAAATGAAATTGAAGAGAAAATAAGCCATATTGGTGAAAATGATAATAGTGTTGATTCCTCTAATATACAAGCTATGAAGGGGAAACTTTCATGGCCCGTTAATGGTAAGGTTATAAAAGATAAGGCAAATAAAGGTGTATTGTATAGTAATGGAATTAGAATATCTATAGAGAAGGGTAGTGAAGTAAAGGCTGTTTACAAGGGAAGAGTCAAGTATATAAATTGGATTAAAGGCTTTGGAAATATAGTTATAATTTCACATAATAATGACTTTTATACAGTATATGCAAATATAGATTTAATCGGCGTTCAAATGGATGAAATTGTTGATACTAACGAGACTATTGGTAAAGTTAATATTGAAGGTTCTATTGATAATTCATATATTTACTTTGAAATAAGAAGAAAAAATAAACCATTAGATCCTTTAGAATGGTTAAAAAAGGAGGTTTAAATGAATTTGTTAAAGGCTAGACTTGTGCATATTATTGTTGTATATGCCGTATTTATTACCATTGTAGTACCATCATGTGTGTTTGCAGAAAAAGAAGACGCATATAAGCAGTTAGATATTCTATCAAAAGCAATAAGTATTATAGAAAATAATTATGTTGAGGATGTAGATTTAAAAGAGCTAGTATATGGGGCTATACAGGGGATGCTAACTGAGCTTGACCCTCATTCGTCTTTTTTAACACCAAAAGTTTATAAAGAGTTTAAGATTGAAACTAAAGGGGAGTTTGGTGGATTGGGGATAACAATAAGTATTAGAGATAGTCTATTAACAATTATAGCTCCCATTGAGGATACCCCTGCTTCAAGAGCAGGATTAAAGGCGGGGGATATAATAGTTAAAATAAATGATACAGCAACAAGTGGGTTAACATTAGATGAAGCAGTAAAAATGATGAGGGGAAAACCAGGAACAAAGGTTAGGCTTACTATTTTTAGGGAAGGAGAAAATAAGCCTTTTGAAGTAGAATTAGAGAGAGAGATTATAAAGATAAAATCAGTGAAGAGTGACGTGTATAATGATACAGCTTATATTAAACTAACCCAATTTCAACAGGGTTCAGCAAATGAGATAATAGATGCTCTAAAAGATATCCAGAAAAATAATGATATAAATGGGATTATCTTAGATATGAGAAATAACCCTGGTGGTCTTTTAAATGAAGCCATTAGAGTGGCAAGTATATTTCTTCAAAATGGGAAAACTGTTGTTTTTACAAAAGATAGAAATAAAACTGAGCAACATTTTAAAACAGAAAAGGTTAGCTATAAAGAATTAGACAAACCTATGGTTGTGTTAGTTAATAATGGGAGCGCATCAGCCTCTGAGATTGTTGCTGGTGCTTTGAAAGATCATAGAAGGGCTTTGGTGGTTGGCACAAAGACCTTTGGAAAAGCCTCAGTACAAACACTTATCCCTATGCCTGATGAATCAGCTATTAAATTAACAACAGCACTTTATTACACCCCTAGTGGCACATCTATACAAAGTGTTGGAATAGATCCAAATGTTTATATACCATCTGGCAAGATTGTAGTAGATAATACGAGTGGCTTTTTAACTGAACGATCCCTTAGTAGACATATAATAGGAAGTAGTGAAAAATTGGAAGGTATTGAAAAGAAAAAAGATAGCATTGATGAGGACCTTTATAATGATTTACAGCTAAGTGTAGCATTGCAAATATTAGAAGGATTTATTGAGCATGGCGCAAAAGCAGAGAAAGAGGGCAAATAGAAAAAAAAATGATAATAAGCTAGCAATCTTTTTAACTTTTATATTATTAGCTTTTTTAGCGCTTTCTATTTTTTATATTTATAGTGCAATAAGAAAGGAAAACGAACAGTTTGCAAGAGATGAAGTTAATGAGATTGATAGAAATATAAGGCTTACATTATTTGAGCATAATTTAAGTGAAGACAATATTATTGCCTATAATTTAAAAGAAGAGGGCGACAAGACTCTTATTACTTATAATATTTCAGTTAACGAAGATAAATATAGACTATTAAAGGAATCATTAAAAAAATTATTAAATAGTAATAATTACAATACAGGAAAGGCTAAAGGTATTAAAGCAAGTAAAGGTAATATTATAGTTGCTATCAATTTTAAGATAGAAGGTATATCTCCTCATAAAGTAAAAGAAAAATCTGTTAAAGAAAAAGAAAAAGTAAAAGTATTAGGAAGAATTGCAATAATATTAGATGATGGTGGGTATAACATAGAGCTTATTAAGAGGGTTGCCAGGTTGCCCTATCCAATAACAGTATCTATTTTGCCCTTTTCACCTTATGATAAAGAATCAGCAGATTTATTAAGGCAAGCAGGCAAGGGTGTTTTCTTGCATCTTCCTTTAGAGCCTTATGGTTATCCAAAGATTTATCCTGGTAAGGGTGCTGTTTTGCTCAATACTCCAACAGGGCTTATAGATGTAATAATAAATAAGGATGTAGAGAGGATTGGTGAGATTGATGGCGCAAA of Deferribacterota bacterium contains these proteins:
- a CDS encoding peptidoglycan DD-metalloendopeptidase family protein, which gives rise to MSEFLNYTKYFYFIILFLLFQNGISFCDETGKTFSYDYERINREIEQQRRELETIRDSKKRIAEYITTIEDKLLLLKKSIAKLNIEQRKLQEDIYKLKEELNELESRLDSYKEDIILNNIYILNNSQMLRVKALLFTNDYHQILKNLDIIDYMNDFAYKMTLKYEKTKRDYERKLNELNLKRKKFLNIKNNKNNMLVDYKDEKVRYEHSLAILKEDTSLKRRYIEVLEKRKNEIEEKISHIGENDNSVDSSNIQAMKGKLSWPVNGKVIKDKANKGVLYSNGIRISIEKGSEVKAVYKGRVKYINWIKGFGNIVIISHNNDFYTVYANIDLIGVQMDEIVDTNETIGKVNIEGSIDNSYIYFEIRRKNKPLDPLEWLKKEV
- a CDS encoding S41 family peptidase — protein: MNLLKARLVHIIVVYAVFITIVVPSCVFAEKEDAYKQLDILSKAISIIENNYVEDVDLKELVYGAIQGMLTELDPHSSFLTPKVYKEFKIETKGEFGGLGITISIRDSLLTIIAPIEDTPASRAGLKAGDIIVKINDTATSGLTLDEAVKMMRGKPGTKVRLTIFREGENKPFEVELEREIIKIKSVKSDVYNDTAYIKLTQFQQGSANEIIDALKDIQKNNDINGIILDMRNNPGGLLNEAIRVASIFLQNGKTVVFTKDRNKTEQHFKTEKVSYKELDKPMVVLVNNGSASASEIVAGALKDHRRALVVGTKTFGKASVQTLIPMPDESAIKLTTALYYTPSGTSIQSVGIDPNVYIPSGKIVVDNTSGFLTERSLSRHIIGSSEKLEGIEKKKDSIDEDLYNDLQLSVALQILEGFIEHGAKAEKEGK
- a CDS encoding divergent polysaccharide deacetylase family protein, with product MAQKQRKRANRKKNDNKLAIFLTFILLAFLALSIFYIYSAIRKENEQFARDEVNEIDRNIRLTLFEHNLSEDNIIAYNLKEEGDKTLITYNISVNEDKYRLLKESLKKLLNSNNYNTGKAKGIKASKGNIIVAINFKIEGISPHKVKEKSVKEKEKVKVLGRIAIILDDGGYNIELIKRVARLPYPITVSILPFSPYDKESADLLRQAGKGVFLHLPLEPYGYPKIYPGKGAVLLNTPTGLIDVIINKDVERIGEIDGANNHMGSKFTENRDRVTLLLKSLSRYTDIFIDSRTSNKSVAYDVCRSVMQICGYNSLFIDNENNKSYVLDKLEKAYKIAVEKKKIIIIGHVRKHTVDALVEALPHYEKKGIKFMFVKDIL